DNA sequence from the Chitinophaga flava genome:
TAGGCTCCGGCCCTCATGGCTTCCTGGTCTATCGCATAATCGCCTTTGCCGGTGAGCATGATCACGGGCATGCGGTATTGCATTTCCTGGAAAAGATGCAGGATGTCTAAACCGGTGTGTGGGCCGAGCCGGTAGTCTACCAGGAAGATATCGTGGGTTCTGCGTTCAATGGCTTCCACTCCTTTCTGATAGGTAGGGGCCCATTCCAGCGTGTATTGTCCGGGTGAGATATCGCGCAGTAATTCCGTTACCAGGAAAAAATCATCTTCATCATCATCAATCATGAGTATTTGTATCGGACGGTCGCTCATCAGGGTAAATTAAAATTCGGGCAATTGCTGTCAGGTGTTTTACACAGCAAGAAAAGTGCTAATCTTTGTCAGGACTGTATCAGTTCTCATTTTTGTTGGTTTGTGCAAGGGGGAGCACAATGATGAAGGTTGCACCTTTGTTGGGCATGCCTTCGGCGAAGATGAAACCGTTGTGGCTGTCAACAATTTTTTTGCAGATGGCCAGTCCGATCCCGGTGCCGGAATATTCGCTAATGCCATGCAGACGCTGGAAGATGAGGAAAATGCGTTCGGCGAAGGCGGGATCAAAACCGATACCGTTATCTTCAATGCTGATGCGGCAGAAGGGTGTATCCCAGCGGTTTTCTTTTACAAAACCGAGTTCCCTGCCGGATAGTACCTGTTGACGGATATGGATCTCCAGCGGTCTGTTGGGGCTGGCGAATTTGATGGCATTGGCAAGGATGTTCTGGAACAGCTGATGGAAGGAGGTGGCGCTGCCTTCGATTACCGGGAGGGTTTCGGTGGTAACGGTTACATTCTTTTCTTCCAGGGTCACTTCCAGATCTGCCAGTACTTCCTGCAGCAGCACGTTCATATCTATGGTGGTGATGCTTTCCGGCGTTATGCGGCCTGCGCGGGAAAAAACCAACAGATCGTTGATCAGTACCCGCATACGGGATACGGCAGATACCATGCGGTCTATCAGCTGGGTGGCATCGGGGGGCAGCTGATCTTTATATTTCATCTGCAACCGGTCGCTGAAAGTAGAAATTTTGCGCAACGGCTCCTGAAGATCGTGGGAGGCCACATAAGCAAACTGTTCCAGCTCCTGGTTGGTTTTGTTAAGCAGGGAAATATTTTGTTGAAGGTCTCGCTGGTAGGATTTCATTTTGCTCTCTATATGCAGTTGCAGCCTGAATTCACGTGTGAGAGTCACGTAGGAGTAGATCCCTATCAGGATCGCTACAATCGACGAAATAAAGATCACTGGCACCCAAAGAACAGAGAAAAAATGAAAGAGCCTGGCCTTCTCATGTACCTGGCTTTCCTCAATGCGAATCATGTCCTGTACCTTACGGTCCAGCTTGTCCATGGATTTTTCGCCTTCCTTGACTGAACTTTCCTGCCTCGCAACGGTAACAGCATGACTACCAGACATCAGTTGCCGGTATTTGATCGCAAGTAGATCGCGCAGCGTGTCGAGATGTCGTTGTTGCTGGGGGCTTTCTGCGGTTATTTGCCGGAGCAACAGATATTCCCGCTCAATCCGCTTGCTCCTTTCTTTCATACTGGGATCGAGGAAGGAACTGTCTTTAGTTAGATTATAGCCCCTGATAGCCGCTTCAGCTTCCTTCAGCTGACGGGTGATCACTTCCAGTCTTTTGGAAACTTCGATCGCATGATTGAGCCTGCC
Encoded proteins:
- a CDS encoding sensor histidine kinase, encoding MHFPVHKKIRIGFFIAFTVIIAASIFSYLVAKNLLENAGRLNHAIEVSKRLEVITRQLKEAEAAIRGYNLTKDSSFLDPSMKERSKRIEREYLLLRQITAESPQQQRHLDTLRDLLAIKYRQLMSGSHAVTVARQESSVKEGEKSMDKLDRKVQDMIRIEESQVHEKARLFHFFSVLWVPVIFISSIVAILIGIYSYVTLTREFRLQLHIESKMKSYQRDLQQNISLLNKTNQELEQFAYVASHDLQEPLRKISTFSDRLQMKYKDQLPPDATQLIDRMVSAVSRMRVLINDLLVFSRAGRITPESITTIDMNVLLQEVLADLEVTLEEKNVTVTTETLPVIEGSATSFHQLFQNILANAIKFASPNRPLEIHIRQQVLSGRELGFVKENRWDTPFCRISIEDNGIGFDPAFAERIFLIFQRLHGISEYSGTGIGLAICKKIVDSHNGFIFAEGMPNKGATFIIVLPLAQTNKNEN